Part of the Pseudarthrobacter sp. L1SW genome, ACTGTCACCGCAACCGTCACCACCGTGCCGGATTCAGCCGCCGTGAGCACAAGCGTCCCTGTCCCGCCGGCTGCGCCGGACGGTACGGGCAGGTTCACGTTGGCCGTGCCAGCTTCCACCGGCACCATCCCCAGTTGGGTTACCGCACCGGCGGCGTCGGTGAACACTGCGGAGAGAGTCTTGTTGACCGGGCTGCCCAGCGATGTGAGGTCCAGCTTGGACACTGTGAGGCTGACCTGCTCCCCGGGCTTGACCTCAGCCGGCGTGGTGCTGGCGACCGCCACGGAGCGCCGGGCGAAGTCCGGCGAAACGGGGCTGCTCTCCTGCAGGTATCTGATCCAGGCATCGCGGTCCACCAGTCCCGAGTCCTTGGTGTTGGCGCCCTCCGTGAAAGCCCGGAAGTTGTCACCGCCTGTTGCCAGGAAGCTGAACGTGCCCAATCGGTAGGACCTCGCCGGGTCCAGGGCGGCGCCGTTCACGCGGACCGAGGTGATGCGGTCCCCGGCGGGCCGGGCGGCGTCGTAGGTGTAGTTCACGTTCTTTGACAGGCCCAGCTGGAGGTAGGCGCGGCTGGGCACCGTCCCGTCCGCGTTGGTCTGCCACTGCTGCTCCAGCAGCGTCTTGAACTGGGCGCCCGTCAGGGATGTGGTCCAGAGGTTGTTCACGAACGGCAGCACCGCGTTGGCCTCCGCATACGTGATGGTCCCGTCCGGGGCGTAGTAAAGCTCGTTCCGCAGGCCGCCGGGATTGACGACGCCGATTTCGGCGCCGCCCAGCTCGGCCGGCTGCAACGAATCCAGGAGCGAATCGGCCACCAGGTTGCCCAGGGTGGATTCGTTCCCGCGGTCATCGCGCTTGGCAGCACCGGCGGCGTCCGTGGTGAACGCCGTGGTGATGTCCGCCGTGACGGAACCAACAGGCTGGTTTCCGACGACGGCGGCCTCAGCGAGTGCCTTCCTGACGATCGCGTCGACGGCGGCCACGCGCGGGTAGGCGGCGGTCAGGCCCGCAGCCGGGTCCGTGGTGCGCCTGACGTTGCCTGCCTTGTAGGACGTGACCTGCTTCGTGGCGTTATCCACGGTGAGCTGGATCTGCCCCACATTCTCGCCGTAGTTGCCGGTCTGGACGATGGGACGGGTCTTGCCCTCGACGCCGGGGACGGGGGCATCCCAGGCGTATTCCTTGTGGGTGTGGCCGGTGAAAATGGCGTCAACGTCCGCGGATGTTTCGGTGACCAGCTTGGCGAAGGGACCGCCGGCTGCCACTTCCTGCTCCAGCGTGGCGCCTTCCACCACACCTGAACCGGCGCCGTCGTGGTTTTCCACGATGATGACGTCGGCAAGGTTCCCTGATGCGATGCGCGCCGCTGCCCGGTTGATGGCTTCCACCGGGTCGCCGAACTCAAGGTCGGCAATGCCGGCGGGGGTAACCAGGGAGGGGACCTCCTGGGTGACAGTGCCGATCACGGCCACCTTGACGCCAGCCATCTCCAAGATGGTGAATTCAGGCAGGACCGGTTCGGTGGTGCCCTTCCTGTAGACGTTGGCGCCCAGGTAGGGGAACTTCGCGTTGGTGCCGCCGGAGATGACGCGGTCGCGCAGGTCCGCCCACCCGCCGTCGAACTCGTGGTTGCCCACGGTCGAGGCCTTCAGTTCCAGTGCGTTCAGCACGTCGATGGTGGGCTGGTCCTTGGCGACGGCGGAGGCAAACAGCGACGCCCCGATGTTGTCTCCGGCGGAGAGGAAGGCGGTAGCGCCCGGGGCGGCTGCCGCCCGGAGCTTCTCGATGGTCCCGGCGAACAGCACGGTGCTGGAATCGATCCGGCCGTGGAAGTCGTTGATGCCCAGGAAGTTCAGGTCAACGGTGGCGGGCGCAGACCGCAGGTCCAGGCCCACCACAACGGGATCGTGGTCGCTGGCGCGGTACTGGTCCGGCGCGTAGTAGTTGGTGATGTTGTTGTTGTAGCGGCTGTACTCCAGGGCCACGGACTCTACGGAATTAATGTTCCAGATGTCCGCTCCGGTGACCGCCGCGTTGGCGGCGGGGGAGGCCAGGATGTGGTCCAGGGAGCCCACCATCCCGCCGAACAGGTACGAGTGCTTGGCGGAACCGTCCGCGTTGCGTGCCTTCTCGTCCTGGTTGACATAGCCCGCAGCAGTGAAGACGTTGATGGGGTCTTCCTTGGCGTAGGCGTTGAAGTCGCCAATGAGGAACACCTTGTCCGTGTCCTTGGACTCCTGCAGGGACTTGCTGAACTCCAGCAGGGATTTGGCCTGGGCGGTGCGGGCCAGGTTTGAAGCGCCCTGGCCCTGGTCGGTGTCGTCCGGCGTGGCGGCCGAGCCTTTGGACTTGAAGTGGTTGGCGATTGCAATGAACTCTGTCCCGGCACCGCCGCCCACCGGCTTGAAGACCTGGGCCAGGGGCTTGCGTGCGGTGGAAAATGCAACGGTGTCATTGTGGATGATGGATTCACCCACGGGTTCAGCGACGGCCTTTTTGTAGATGAACGCGGTGCGGATCATGTCCTCGTCGCTCAGCGGCGGCGCGTTGGCGGGTGACCGGACGTAATCCCAGATCCCGGGGGTCTCGATGTTCAGCGCGTCCACCAGCTTGGCGAGGGCGTCGTCCCGGTCCTTGCCGAACTGGGCGGAGTTCTCGATTTCCATCAGCGTGACAACGTCCGCGCCGGCCTTGGTGATGGCGGTGACGATCTTGTCCTGCTGCCGCTTGAAGTTCTCCGCGTTGGCTGCCCCGCGTGCATTGCAGCCGCCGCGGACCGTGATCGGGTTGCCTTCGCGGTCCTCGTAGAAGGTGCAGCCGGTGAGCTGGTCGCCGGTGGTGGGGAAGTAGTTGAGCACGTTGAAGGAGGCGATCTTCAGGTTCCCGCCCACAGCGGCCGGAGCATCGGTGCGGGTTGCCCCGAACGACGCCGGCTGAACGGCGGCCTTGTTGGCTTCCGTCAGGTGGGTCAGCGGCTGGAGCTTCCAGGCGTTGTTGCCGTAGCCCAGCACCACGTTGGTGGTGAAGGTGGCGGGGGAGCCCACCCTTATCGGGTCCGTGGCGGTCAGGTAGGGCAGGACCTGGGCTTTGGTGGCGGCGTCCTTGAGGAAGTTGGTGCTGGAGCCGTCGTCGAGCTTGATGCCGCGGGCGGCGTTCTCCGCTACCGTGGCGGTGTATTCGGCCGAGCCGTAAGGCGCGACGGCGGTGGGCTGGACCAGGGGTGTTGTCCCGCCGGCCAGGCCGATCTCCCCGTACTGGTTCAGGCTGTAGTTGTCCGTAACGGTCAGCGGGCCCTGGGGAGCGAGGAGCATTCCTTCAAGGGATTCCCGGAGAGCCTCGCTGGCCGGCAGCGCGAAGGCCGTGGCCTTGACTTCAGGCACGGCCTCGGCCAGCTTGGTGAGGCCGGACGCCGCAGTGACGTTGAGCTGCGTCATGCCGTAGTACTCCGCCACCGCGCCGGTCACCTGGACGTAGTCTCCGGCCTGCACCGAAGCCGCTGTGGCGGGGGAGTAGACAAAGATTCCGTCCGAAGCGGCATGGTTGGTTGCCGTCAGGTCGCCGCCGGTGCCAGCCGTTTGCAGGTAGTAGCCGTTGAGCCCGCCCGTGGGGAAGACTGCGGTGACCTTGCCGGTGGTGGTGACCGTGGAACCTGCCAGCGGGCTCGCGGTGCCCGTGCCCTGGATCTCGGCGATGGACCGCGTGGACGGTGTGGGCGCTGGCGTTGGGTCCGGAGTGGGGCCGGGATCGGGCGTGGTCGCGCCGCCCGTCCCGGTGGGTGTGATGGCGGTGCTCAGGGCGAAGTCCGCGGCGTTGCTGTTGCTGTCCGCCCCTGCTGCCCGGTTCAGGCTCTTGACGTCGGTATTTCCTGCGGGGGCCTGGGCTGCCTGTGTTTCGAAGGTGTTGGACGCGCCATAGCCCAGCAGGTCGGCCACTCCGGCGGGCTCCACCTGGGAGCCGGTGCCGAGCGCGACGGCGGTGGGCTGCTTGGCGAGCACGATGGTGCCGGCCGATCCGCTGAGGTTCAGGGCACCGGCAACGAGGTCAGGTGCGGGAAGGTCCGCACCGTTGGCACCGTTGCTTCCACCCTGGATCAGGTAGTGCCCCTTGGCCGGGATCGAACCGGAAAGGGCGGCCACGCTGGTGGGGGCCGTCGCGGCTGAGGCTGCACGGTACTGGACCGACCAGCCGTCCAGCGGAACGGGGGCGTCCGACGTGTTGTGGAGCTCCACGAACTTGTTTTTGTATGCGGCGCCGCTGCTGCCACCGCTGAGGTAGGCCTCGTTGATCACAACGGGGGAGGTTCCTGCCGCGGCTGAGACCTCCGCGGCTGTCGAGTCGGCGACTGCGGGCAAGGCTGCCACGGGCGCTGCTGCCAGCCCCGCCGACAGCACTGTTCCCAGCGCCAGTTTCCAAGGTGTTTGATGCATCCGCTCTTACTTTCAGAAGGGTCCCCGGTAGGGGAACCGATGGAAGGTGTCCGGGTTGTACCCAGCGCACAAGGGCCCGGATCCTGCTCCTGGTCAAGTGGTATCCGGCACATCCCAACAGCTCTGAATGAACGCAGGATTGATAGCGCGTGCATTCGGCGGGCCGTTCCCCAGCGGAACACGCCGCCCCACCGGCCGGAGCCCCAGTCGCCCGGTCCCGGTGGATGCTGTCGATGCTTGGTTGGTGCCCGGAACGGAATGTGCCGGGCATCACAAAGGATACCGGCCGGTAGCTTCCTGGAAAGCTCCGGCCGGCAGGGGTTTGATTTCCCGGGTGGCTGCGCCCGGGCAGAGACCTACTGGGCCTGCCCCGAGCCTGCCTGCGCTGAGATGATCTTGAAGGTGGCCCCGGCAGGATCGGCGAGCTGCGCTACCCGGCCGAAGTCGCTGTCCGCCGGCCCCTCCAGGACTGTGGCGCCCATGGCCTTGGCCTGGTCGATGGCGGCATCGGTGTCCTCCACGGAGAAATACACCTGCCAGTGCGAGGGGATCTCACCGGTCAGGTAGCCCGAGGCGTCCAGGATTCCCGCCTGTGCATTCATCCCCGAGCCCATGGTGGTGTAGCGGAACCCGGGGGCGTCGCTCATGACCTCCGTTTCCCAGCCGAACACATCCTGATAGAACTTCACGGCGGCGTCGTAGTCCTTGGCGTGGAGTTCGTGCCAGGCGGCGGTGCCCGGCTCGCCGACCAGCTCGTAGCCAAGCATTTCCCGCGGTTGCCACACACCGATGGCTGCTCCCGTGGCGTCACCAAACATGGCCATGTGCCCCTGCCCGGGAACGTCCATGGGCGGCATATAGACCTGCCCGCCGTAGGCTTCCACCGCTTTGGCAGTGGCTGCGGCGTCGTCGGTTCGAAGGTAGGTGGACCACGTGTCAGGCTTGCCCGCCTGGTTCCCGTCCTTCTGCATGATCCCCGCAACCGCTTTGCCGTTCTTCGATGCGGTCACGTACCCGCCGTATTTTTCCTCGTCCCCGGCCTGGTACTCCCAGCCGAACAGCTCGCCGTAGAAACGCCGGGCTGTGTTGACGTCGGTGGTCATGAGGTCGATCCAGCAGGGTGCGCCGGGTGTGGGTACGGGGCTGGGCATGGCAGTCTCCTCTTGGTGTGCGCCGGCAGGCGGGGCCTTCGGGGTGGAACACCCCGACCCTATTTCCGGGGTCTGACACTTTCAAGGGGCCCAGTTTCACGGGGTCCGGCTAAACGAAGGACCCCTGCCGGCCAGCGTACTGGCGGACAGGGGTCCTGTTTCGCGGAAGGTAAGAGATTCGAACTCTTGGTACGGGGTTACCGCACACTAGTTTTCAAGACTAGCTCCTTCGGCCGCTCGGACAACCTTCCTCACCCAGTAGTGTTTCATAGGCACTTGCCTGCAACAAAACAGAGCCCGGAAGGTGTCCGGTGCACACTGGTTGCACGCAGTATTCAGTCAGAAACGGGAGTGTTCCATGAAAGCCGTCTACATTTCGGAGCCGGGCGGCCCGGAAGTTCTGGAGGTCCGGGAGGCTGAAGCCCCGGTACCCGGTACCGGAGAGGTGCTGATCGACGTCGTAGCGGCCGGCCTTAACCGGGCGGACGTGCAGCAGCGGAGGGGCCTTTATCCGCCACCGCCCGGCGCATCGGAAATTCCCGGCCTTGAAGTGTCCGGCAGGATTGCGGGATTCGGTCCCGGTGTCACAAAGGCCTTCTCCCTTGGCGACAAGGTAGTGGCACTGTTGGCCGGCGGCGGGTACGCGCAGCAGGTGGCGGTCCCGGCCGAGCAGGTCCTGCGCGTGCCCGACGGCGTTGACCTGGTGACGGCAGCTGCCCTTCCCGAGGTTGCGGCCACGGTCTACTCCAACCTGGTGATGACGGCGCAGTTGCAGGCGGGTGAAACCGTCCTGATCCATGGGGCAACGGGCGGGATCGGCACCATGGCTATCCAGCTCGCCAAGGCGCTCGGCGCCAGGGTTGCAGCCACTGCCGGATCTGATGAAAAGGTGGGCACGGCAAAAGCCTTCCTGGGGGCCGACATCGCCATCAATTATGCCGAGGAGGACTTTCCCGAAAGCCTTCGCCGCCAGAACGGGGGCAAGGGCGCGGACGTAATCCTCGACGTCGTGGGCGCCAAATACCTGGCGCAGAACGTGGACGCGCTCGCCGATTACGGACGCCTGGTGGTCATCGGGCTGCAGGGAGGAACCAAGGGGGAGCTCGACCTGGGGCAGCTGCTCAAGAAGCGCGCCGCCGTCGTGGCCACCGCGCTGCGCCCGCGTCCGGTAGCGGAAAAGGGCGCCATTATGAACGCCGTCCGCGACGCCGTGTGGCCGCTTATCAGCGACGGAACCGTCCGCCCGCTCGTGGCAAAGACCTTCCCCCTGGACCAGGTGCGCGCCGCCCACCGGTACTTCGACACCGGCGAGCACGTGGGCAAGGTCCTCCTGCTGATGTAGGTTCCGCACGCCGATGCCCGCCAAATACAAGGAACAGCATGTCCATCCGCCACAGCCTCCTCGCCCTGTTGGAGGACCAGCCCCGCTACGGCTACCAGCTGCGGGTTGAATTCGAGAACCGCACCGGTGCCACGTGGCCGCTCAACATCGGGCAGGTGTACACCACTCTGGACCGGCTGGAACGCGATGCGCTGGTGGCCAGGGATGGCGACGACGGGAACGGCCACGTGGTCTACAGCATCACCGCGGCCGGCAAGGCCGAAATCCGGAACTGGTTCGCGGTACCCGTGGAGCGGAACAGCCCGCCCCGCAACGAGCTTGCCATCAAGCTGGCGCTCGCCGTCACCCTCCCCGGCGTCGACGTCCAGGCCATCATCCAGAACCAGCGGGTATCGTCCCTCAGGTCACTGCAGGACTACTCGAAGGCCCGCCGGGACACAGCACTGAACCAGCGCGCCGGTGACACGGCGTCGCTGCTGGTCCTGGACTCCCTGATCTTCCAGGCGGAGGCGGAAGTACGGTGGCTGGACCTGTGCGAGGCCAGGATGATCCAGCAGGCGCAGGGGAAATAGGAAACACAATTGGGTCTTTTTGAATGCCACCGGCGGGCATACCGTAAGTTCCACGAACCGTCCGGCCGGGCGGTGGAACCAACGGAGGAAGCTCATGACAACGCACGTCGCCGACTGCAGCGTAACGAACTGTTCCTTTAACGACCACACCAACTGCAACGCCGCCGCCATCACTGTGGGCGGCGCCGAGAACCATGCACACTGCGCCACCTTCATCGAGACCGGGATCCACGGCGGACTGCCCAAGGTCCTTGCCGACGTCGGGGCGTGCCAGCGCGCCGAGTGCGTCCACAATGACCACCTGATGTGCAAAGCACCCGAGGTCCACGTCGGCCCCGGCGCGGACAACGCTGACTGTCTCACATACTCACACGCCTAAGCGGTTCCGCGCGTCCAGCGAAGCCAAGGCCTCCGCCCGGACTGTCCGGACGGAGGCCTTCCCTGCGTACGCCGTGCGTTCCTTGCGGCGCGTTTTCAGTGCTTTCAGTGCTTCCCTGTTTCCGTGTTTTGCCTGTCACTCGCCGCCGCATCCACTCCGCTCGCCGCACGACTTCGCATCGCCATGCACAAACCCCTCTGGAATGGGAGCGCGGCTAGGTAAGCTGGCTTAGTAGGGGAGACCAGCACCATCTCAAGGAGGAGACATGGCCAAAACGCCTGATCAGCGGGGAAATGCATCCGGAGGCAGGGGCGTTGCCGCCACCGACCCGGCCCTGCCGCCCACAGCGGTGGATGACGCGGTCCGTGAGGCCGAAGAGAGGAAGTGGACCCCGGGAAAGATCGCGCTTTGGGCTGCGATTGCACTCCTCGGCGGCGTGGCCTGGTTCATGCTGGCCATCATCCGCGGCGAGACGGTGAACGCCATCTGGTTTGTGTTCGCTTCGGTCTGCACCTACCTCATTGGCTACCGCTTCTACTCCAAGGTGATCGAGCGGTACATCACCAAACCTGATGACCGCCGTGCCACGCCTGCCGAGTACAAGGCCGACGGCAAGGACTACGTCCGGACAGACCGGAATGTCCTGTTCGGCCACCACTTTGCCGCCATCGCCGGCGCGGGTCCGCTGGTGGGACCCGTGCTGGCCGCGCAGATGGGCTACCTGCCCGGCACAATCTGGATTATTATCGGCGTCGTCCTTGCGGGTGCGGTCCAGGACTACCTGGTGATGTTCTTCTCGATGCGGCGCGGCGGACGGTCGCTGGGACAGATGGCCCGCGAGGAGCTCGGCGTCGTGGGCGGCACCGCCGCCCTAATAGCCACCCTGCTCATCATGGTGATTATCGTCGCCATCCTGGCGCTCGTCGTCGTCAATGCCCTGGGTGAAAGCCCGTGGGGTGTCTTCTCGGTCGGCATGACTATCCCGATCGCCCTGTTCATGGGTGTCTACCTGCGCTACCTGCGTCCCGGGAAGGTCCTGGAAGTATCGCTGATCGGCTTTGTGCTGCTGATGGCGGCCATCATCGGCGGCGGCATCGTGGCCGAAACCCCGTGGGGTGCGGACGTCTTCAGCCTGGACCGGGTCACCATCGCCTGGGGCATCATCATTTACGGCTTCATCGCGGCCATCCTGCCGGTGTGGCTGCTGCTGGCACCGCGTGACTACCTGTCCACGTTCATGAAGATCGGCGTGATCGTGATGCTCGCCGTGGCCATCATTGCGGTCCGCCCGGAAATCACCGTCCCGGCCTTCAGCGAGTTCGCCAGCAGGGAGAACGGTCCGGTGTTCCCCGGCGCGCTCTTCCCCTTCCTGTTCGTCACCATCGCCTGCGGCGCCCTGTCCGGCTTCCATGCGCTGATCTCCTCGGGCACCACTCCAAAGCTGGTGGAGAAGGAACGGCAGACCCGCTTCATTGGCTACGGCGGCATGCTGATGGAGTCCTTCGTGGCGATCATGGCGCTCGTGGCCGCCATCTCGATCGACCGCGGCCTCTACTTCGCCATGAACTCGCCGGCGGCGCTGACCGGCGGAACGGTGGAAACAGCCGCTACCTGGGTCAACAGCCTGGGCCTGGCGGGGGTCAACATCAGCCCGGACCTCCTGGCCCAGACAGCCGAGAACGTGGGCGAGCAAAGCATCGTGTCCCGGACCGGCGGCGCGCCCACGCTCGCCTTGGGACTGGCGCACATCATGCAGCAGTTCATCGGCGGGACGGCCATGATGGCGTTCTGGTACCACTTCGCCATCATGTTCGAAGCCCTTTTCATCCTCACCGCAGTGGACGCCGGCACCCGTGTTGCCCGGTTCATGCTGCAGGACTCGATCGGCAACTTCATCCCCAAGTTCAAAGAGCACTCCTGGCGCCCAGGTGCCTGGCTCTGCACGGCGATCATGGTCGGGGCCTGGGGCGCCGTGCTGCTGATGGGTGTGACAGACCCCCTGGGCGGCATCAACACGCTGTTCCCGCTCTTCGGAATCGCCAACCAGCTGCTCGCGGCCATCGCCCTGTCCGTGTGCCTGGCCATCGTAGCCAAGCGCGGCACCTTCAACTACCTCTGGATCGTCGCGCTGCCGCTGGCGTTCGCCGCCGTGGTCACCATCACGGCAAGCTACCAGAAGATCTTCTCGTCCACCCCGGCAGTGGGCTACTTCGCCAACAACGCGGCCTTCAGCAAGGCACTGGCCGACGGGAAGACCGAGTTTGGTACCGCAAAGTCCGTGGCAGCCATGGAAGCCGTGGTCCGCAACACTGCCATCCAGGGCTGGCTGTCGGTGATCTTCGTGGTGCTCAGCATCATTGTGATCGCGACGGCGCTGCTCGCCACGATCAAGGCGTTCCGCAGCCGCACGTCGGGAGCGGTCATCACGGACAATGAAGATCCCGCCAAGCCTTCACGGGTCTTTGCCCCTGCCGGGTTGATTCCCACTCCCGCTGAGCGCGAGCTGATGGCGGAATGGGACAAGGTTCCGGCTGAACTCCGCTTCGAACGGGCAGGTCACCACTGATGGGCGCGGCCCTCACCGGACTCTCCATCGGGTTCAAGGGCTTCGCCCGGTACCTCGGCGGTGTCATGGGCGCGGACGCCTACGCCAAGTACCTGGAGCATCACAGGGCGGCCGGGCACGGGACAGCGCCCCTGACCGAGCGCGAGTTCTGGCGCGACCGGACCGACCGCCAGGACAGCAACCCCCAAGGCCGGTGCTGCTGATTGAGCTTGCAGCGGACAAGCCGCCGGGAGGGTTCATCGAGTGAGTCCCGGGTGGATCGCTCATGAGAGTATGAACGCATGAGCGATCCACAAGACACTCAGTCAGCTGAGGACCTCCCCGTAGAAGGCACTCCCATCGATGATCGGCAGCCGCCGGTGCCCGCCCAGGCCGCCCCGGCGGATGGCAGGCCCAAGGGAAGCAACCTCCAGGACCTGGTGGATGAACCGGCCAAGGTGATGCGGATCGGAACCATGATCCGGCAGCTCCTGGAGGAAGTGAAGTCTGCGCCCCTGGATGACGCTGCCCGGGGCAGGCTCGCCGAGATCCACGCGCGCTCCATCAAGGAGTTGGAGGACGGGCTGGCACCTGAGCTGGTGGAGGAACTGGACAGGATCAGCCTGCCCTTCTCCGACGAGGCCACTCCCTCCGACGCTGAACTCCGGATAGCCCAGGCCCAGCTTGTCGGGTGGCTGGAGGGATTGTTCCACGGGATCCAGACTGCCATTGCTGCACAGCATGCGGCCCGTGAGCACGCCGCCGCGCAGATGCAGCTCCGCCAGCTCCCGCCCGGCACCATGATCGCGCCGGGAGTGGTCATCGGGGAAAACGGGGAGCCGCAGCGCGCCGGTGCGGGTGCCCGGTCCGGAAGCCCGGCACGGCCTGGCCAGCGGGACGACCCGGACCACGGTCCCGGACAATACCTCTAGGTTCCGCTTGGGATTTTTCAGCGCCGCCAGGCAGGGGCGCAAGGACGACGCGGAGCTGGGCCAGGGGCTGTGGCGCCGGGCCCATGACCGTTTCCAGCGGGGCCTGGACCGCTTCCACCAGGTGCTTGAAGGCGTGGAGGACGACCAGCTGTACGCCGAATTGCTGGAGATCGCCAATGAACTGGCGGGCCTCCTCGAAAGGGTACGGCTGGTGTGCATGGAAGCGCAGCGGCGTTCGCCCAACGACGGCCTTGATATCCCCGTGGCCCTTTCCGGGGTTCACCGCGCCCTGTCCAAGGCCGGCAACTCGCTGGCCACGACCGCCGAAGCAGCCGCCATGCTCCGGCTCGCCGTGGGCCCCATCCCGGTAGGAGCGGCCTCCGTCCGCCGTCGCGCCGAGTCCGTGTTCCAGCAGGTGGCCGACGCCGAACGGCACCTGAGCGAAGAGGGTTCCGGGCCGCAGCACTTGGGTATTCCCGGTTAAGCGCCTGGCTTACTTTCCGGTAATACCGCCCGGACGGTACCCGCGGTTTGGCAGGATGGACGGATGACACTTTCACCTACATTGACCTTCAATGACGGAAACACCATCCCCCAGCTCGGCTACGGCGTGTGGCAGGTTGAGGACGGCGTGGCTGAAAAGGTTGTCCGCCAGGCGTTCGAAGCGGGCTACCGCCACATCGACACCGCCAAGATCTACGGCAACGAGGCGGGTGTGGGCCGGGCGATCGCCAGTTCCGGCCTGTCGCCGGAACAGCTCTTCATCACCACCAAGCTCTGGAACGCAGACCAGGGGTATGAGTCCACGCTCGCTGCCTTCGAGGATTCGATGGACCGGCTCGGGCTGGAAACCCTGGACCTTTACCTGATCCACTGGATGCAGCCTAAGCAGGACAAGTACGTGGACACCTGGAAGGCCCTGATCGAGCTGCAGAAGCGCGGCCGGGTCACGTCCATTGGTGTTTCAAACTTCACCGTGGAGGGCCTGCAGCGGCTCATCGACGAGACGGGCGTGGTTCCGGCGATCCACCAGATCGAGCTCCACCCGTACTTCAGCCAGCGGGAACTGCG contains:
- a CDS encoding aldo/keto reductase, translated to MTLSPTLTFNDGNTIPQLGYGVWQVEDGVAEKVVRQAFEAGYRHIDTAKIYGNEAGVGRAIASSGLSPEQLFITTKLWNADQGYESTLAAFEDSMDRLGLETLDLYLIHWMQPKQDKYVDTWKALIELQKRGRVTSIGVSNFTVEGLQRLIDETGVVPAIHQIELHPYFSQRELREFGASKGILTQAWSPLGQGGELLEDATVASIAAKHNATPAQVVIAWHLAIGNVVIPKSVTESRIRENFAALDVSLDDSDVEAINALDRSANGEGRIGADPAVSDFA
- a CDS encoding bacterial proteasome activator family protein — its product is MSDPQDTQSAEDLPVEGTPIDDRQPPVPAQAAPADGRPKGSNLQDLVDEPAKVMRIGTMIRQLLEEVKSAPLDDAARGRLAEIHARSIKELEDGLAPELVEELDRISLPFSDEATPSDAELRIAQAQLVGWLEGLFHGIQTAIAAQHAAREHAAAQMQLRQLPPGTMIAPGVVIGENGEPQRAGAGARSGSPARPGQRDDPDHGPGQYL